A window of the Enoplosus armatus isolate fEnoArm2 chromosome 5, fEnoArm2.hap1, whole genome shotgun sequence genome harbors these coding sequences:
- the LOC139285182 gene encoding ras-related protein Rab-1B-like, translating into MNPEYDYLFKLLLIGDSGVGKSCLLLRFADDTYTESYISTIGVDFKIRTIDMDGKTVKLQIWDTAGQERFRTITSSYYRGAHGIIIVYDVTEQESFNNVKQWLDEIDRYACENVSRLLVGNKSDLVSKKVVDAATAQDLASSLKITFLETSAKSSDNVERAFLTMASEIHKRLASEGGGMQGESKEARAQSAKINSAPLWLGGEKQTQEASNCC; encoded by the exons ATGAATCCTGAATA TGACTACCTGTTCAAACTTCTTCTGATTGGTGACTCTGGAGTCGGAAAGTCATGTCTGCTGCTGCGCTTTGCG gatgaCACCTACACTGAGAGCTACATCTCCACCATCGGAGTCGACTTCAAGATCAGGACTATTGATATGGACGGGAAGACAGTGAAACTACAGATT tgggacACAGCAGGTCAGGAGAGGTTTCGAACCATCACCTCCAGCTACTACAGAGGAGCTCACGGCATCATCATCGTCTACGACGTCACTGAGCAG GAGTCCTTTAACAACGTGAAGCAGTGGTTGGACGAGATAGATCGTTACGCCTGTGAGAACGTCTCCCGGCTGCTGGTGGGAAACAAGTCTGACCTCGTCAGTAAGAAGGTGGTGGACGCTGCCACTGCTCAG GACCTGGCCTCGTCTCTTAAGATCACCTTCCTGGAGACGAGTGCTAAGAGCTCTGATAATGTGGAGAGGGCTTTCCTCACTATGGCCTCTGAGATCCACAAGCGCCTGGCcagtgagggaggggggatgCAGGGCGAGTCAAAAGAGGCCAGGGCCCAGAGCGCCAAGATCAACAGCGCCCCTCTGTGGCTGGGAGGGGAAAAACAGACGCAGGAGGCCAGCAACTGCTGCTGA